CGGTCTGGCGTGCGCGCTCGCGGTCTTCGGCCTGGGCGTCGCGGTGAGCGCGTTCCTGGGCCGTACGGGGGCCGGGACAGTGTTCTGGGCGATCGTCACGGCGGCGCTGCTCGCCGGGGCGGCGGCCATGCCCAAGGACATCACCACCCACTGGCGAGATGCCTCCTGGACGCCCGCCGCGACGGCCGGGGTGCGGTCGTCGTACGACCTCGGCACCGGGCGCGGCACCCTCGACCTGAGCCGGGTGCATCCGGGCAAGGGGCGGACGATCGCCACGGCCGCCCATGTGGGTGCGGGACAGCTGAAGGTGATCCTGCCGGCGGACGCGACCGTGCGGATGAAGATCGACGTGGGGGTGGGCGACATCCGGTTGCCCGGGAACAGCAGGAAGGACGTGGACGTGCAGCCGGACAGGCACAAGACCGTGACGCTGGCTCCGGCCAAGGGCGCCAAGGACACGGGCACGCTGGACCTCACGCTCGGGGTCGGTGCGGGACAGGTGGAGGTCAGTCGTGCTGCGTCATGAGTTCCAGCCCGGGAAGCTGGTCGCCGGGCTCTTCCTCACCGCCACCGCAGTGGTCTTCGCGGGAGACGCGGGCGGCTGGTGGGAAACACCGTGGTTCGCGGTCGTACCGCTGGTCGTGGGCGGCCTGTGTCTGGCCGGCGCCACGGCGGCGGTGGCCCGGGGCATACGCAGACGGGGCGGCGGCGCCGAGAGCGGCTGAGCGCTCCGCTGGACGTGCCCGGTGCCGTCGATCGGCGGCGGGCCCGTCGTGGCCGGTCGCGCCCGGCTAGCGGTAGCCGCCCAGATTCCGGCGGCGGGCTCGCCAGGCCGCGTCGACGGAGAGGTAGGGGGCTCCGGCGAGGATCAGCGGGATCCAGGCCATCAGGTAGGCGAGGTCGTTGCCGTAGTAGTACGGGGTCGTCGACCAGCTCACCGTCATCCACAGGCTGAACGAGATCAGCGCGCCGCCGAGCGCTGACAGCCGGGCGAGGATGCCGAGCAGGGTGCCGATGCCGACGGCCACCTCACCGAAGGCGATGGCGTAGCCGAAGCCGACCGGGGACTTCAGGGCCAGGTCGACGAGGGCCGGGATGGCAGCGGAGTCGCGGGCCGAGCGCATGGTGTCGCCGATGGACCCGGAGCCCCCGGCCTTCATGAAGGCGCTGTCGGTGAGCTTGTCCAAGCCGGCGTAGATGAAGGTGACGCCGAGGAAGACGCGCAGCGGCAGCAGGGCGTAGTGGCCGGCGGTGTCCCGCCAGCCGTGCAGGCCGTCGAGTCGGCCCCTGTGCGTGTCCGTTCGGATGCCATGGGTCATCGTCGTCAGCCGCCTCTCGCCCGAGTCCCGCCCCTCACCTGACGATACGTATGACAAGAGGGCGCAGTTCAATCCCATCCCGGACGTTTTTCCGGATTTCGGCCCCGCGTACGAAGGGAGGCGGAGGAGATGTCTCAGATGCGGGCCAGGATCTGCCGCACGGGTTGGCCGAGGAGCCGGCCGACGGCGGCCGGTTCCTCGGGGGTGGGCAGGCCGTCGCCCTGCTCGTCGTACGCGTCCGGCAGGTCCCGGTACCCGTCGGGATCGGCGCGGCCGTCGCCGGGAGAGCCCGAGACCAGGTGCAGGACCATGGCCGCGGCGCGCTCCCCGGCGTCCGGTGCCGCCTGCCGGTGCGGATCGGCCGGTATCACCGACAGGACGCTCTCGCTCCTCGGCCTGTTCCTCGCCCGTCTCGTCCGTCTGCTGTGCCGTTCACTCCGTCACCTGGACGATGCACCGGTTGGTCGCCACCCCGGCCGCGGTGACGACCTGTACCTCCACCGCTCCGGGCTCGACGTCCGCCGGTACGGGCACGGTCAGGGCGCTGTCGGTGGGGTTGCTGAA
Above is a genomic segment from Streptomyces fodineus containing:
- a CDS encoding DoxX family protein; this encodes MTHGIRTDTHRGRLDGLHGWRDTAGHYALLPLRVFLGVTFIYAGLDKLTDSAFMKAGGSGSIGDTMRSARDSAAIPALVDLALKSPVGFGYAIAFGEVAVGIGTLLGILARLSALGGALISFSLWMTVSWSTTPYYYGNDLAYLMAWIPLILAGAPYLSVDAAWRARRRNLGGYR